Genomic segment of Corynebacterium urealyticum DSM 7109:
CTACGCCAAGCGCTTCGGCTACAACGTGGTGCGCGACTTCACCGGCCACGGCGTGGGCCCCACCTTCCACAATGGCCTGATCGTCCTGCACTACGACAACCCGAGCAACCAGACGCTGCTGGAGCCGGGCATGACTCTGACCATCGAGCCGATGATTAATCTGGGCGGGCTGGACTATGAGATCTGGGACGACGACTGGACCGTCCAGACCACCGACCGGCAGTGGACCGCCCAGTTTGAGCACACCCTCGTCGTCACTGAGGAGGGCTACGAGGTTCTCACCCTGCCCAGCGAGGACTAACGCTGGTCCAGCCCCGGGGCTCGAACCCCAAGGTTCGACAGACTTGCCTCAGGTCCTCGAGCCCCGGGGTTCCCGGATTAGGTCGGCGGAAGAACCACGGCGACGGGGGGGGGAGCCGGGGGGGGCAGGGGGATTAGTCGAATTCCAGGCCGAGCAGGGCATTTTCTACCAGCTCGGTCAGCGCAGGGTGCGGCCAGTACTGCTCGGTAGCGAAGCGGCGTGCATCGATGCCGAAGGTCATCGCGGTGACGAAGCTCTGAATCAGCGTGCTGGCCTCTGGTCCCATGATGTGCGCGCCCAGGATTTCGCCGGTCTTGCGGTCGGCGATCACCTTGCAGAAGCCGGTGGTGTCCTCCATTGCCCAGCCGTAGGCCACATCTGCGTAAGCCTGCACCTTCACGGTCAGCTCCCGGCCTGTGGCCTGGGCGTCCGCCTCGGTCATCCCCACCACCGCGATCTGCGGGTGGGTGAACACGCCGCTAGGGACGGCGCGGTAGTCGTTGGCGCGCAGGTCCTCGGGGTGGGCGAGGTTGTGTTGGACGACCTTCGCCTCCTGGTTCGCGACGTGCTTGAGATCGAAATCATTGGAGGCATCGCCCAGCGCCCACACCCCCTCGGCCGTGGTGCGGCCGAACTCGTCGACCTTGATCTTGCCGTTGGCCTTCTTGTCGACTCCAGCGGCCTCGAGTGCCAGCGTGTCCGCATTGCTGATGCGCCCCTGGGCGGCGAGGATCTCGTCGGCGACGAGCACAGTGCCGTCGTCGAGGGTGAGCTCTACCTGCCCGTTGTTGGTCTCGCGCGCCGAGCGCGGCTCCACTCCGAGGTGGGTTTCCCACTGTTTGCGGGCCTGCTCCGTGAAGGCCTCGGAAATCTCGGCGTCCAGCTTGCGCAGCAGCCGCTTGCTGCGATTGACGACCGTGACCTTGGTGCCCAGGGCGTCGAAAATTGCGGCGAACTCGACCGCGACGATGCCACCGCCCAGGATGATCAGCGACTCGGGCTGGGCTTCCAGGCGCATGATGTCCTCGTTGGTGCGGTAGCGAACGCCGGAGTCTGCGAGGACGGGGTGGATCCACGGGCGGGTGCCGGTGGCCAGTACGACGTCCTTGCCTCGGATGACGGGCGCGTCCGCGCCGTCGCCGATCCGCAGCGTCCGGGGTGCGACGAAGGAGGCAGCGTCCCCGTGGAAGAGGGTGATATTCGGGGTTTCGTCCCCGGCGCGGTAGGCGGCACCGCCCTCGGCGATGGGGTCGATGCGGTCGCCGAAGACGCGTTGCTGGATGCCCTTCCAGTCCACGTTGTCCAGCGAGCCAGTCAGGCTGAGCTTGTCGGCGGTACGGAAGGAGCGGGCTACGTCAGCGGTGTGGACGAACATCTTCGTCGGAATGCAGCCGACGTTAATGCAGGTGCCGCCGAAGACTCCCTTCTCGACGATGGCGATCTTCTTCTCATCGTTGATCGGAGCTGGGATCGTGTTCCCCGATCCGGTGCCAACGATGATGATGTCGAAATCCTGGATCTCTCCCGGCGCGGTGGTGTGTTCGGCATTGACGTTATTCATGTCTGCCAGCCTAGGCACCGGATCAGGCGGCGGCCACGAGCCATGTTCGCGGCCGGTTAATTGCTGGCGATGCCCTGGGCTGCCAGCCAGTCTGCGGTCGCATTCAATGCACGGCGGCGTACCGCGGGGCGGGAGAGGAAGACATCGTGGGTCGCATCCGCGATGACCTCGATGTGCGCGTGAGGGGAGACCTTCGGCGCGGTCTGCCACATCTGCTCCGGCTTGAGGATCGGGTCATTGACGTAGGTGGCGTCCGTGAGCTTGCGCCCGAAGTAGTGGCCATCGCTGGTGAGCACCAGGGTTGGCAGGCCGGTGTCACAGCGTCCGGCCTCGAGATCGGCGATCTGGCGGACCACACCGGCCATCCAGCTGACGTATTTCTTGCGCGGCTCGATGGGCTTGAGCTCAAGGTCGTAATCCCATTCCCCCGCATAGTCGGCGTGCAGGGAATGGCCGTAGGAGGGGTCGATTCCCTCCGGAAGGGGAATGTGCGGGGCGACCTTGGCAAGTTGTGGGAAGACCCGCTTGATCACGAAGCCCACGAGACCGTCGAACTGGATGCCGTACCAGGGTGAGTTGCCGATGACCGCACCAAGCATGCTGTGCAGTGCAGCTTCCGCGCCGCCGGGGTCGCGCTGGGAGGTAGCGTTGAGGCGGCCGGCCCAGGTGGTGACGTCCAGGCCTCCGGTGGAGTGTCCCACCGGTACGACGCTCGGGTGGGCAGCGCCAATAAGCCCCAGCGCGATGGAAAGGTCTTCGTCGTAGATGGCCTGGCTCGTGACGTGGTGCCAGGTCTGTCCCTCCCGCCATGCCCGGCCGCACTTGCGCATGTCGATGGCGTAGACCGCGTAGCCTGCCTCGTGGAAGAAGCGGGCCACGTGGTCTTGGAAGAAGTAGTCCGTCATCCCGTGGACGAAGAGCAAGGCGGGGCGGGCATAGAATTCCGGTTCCGCGGCTGAACCCGCAGCTCCGGCCGTCGACCCGTCATTGTCGGCGGGTAAGTAGCGGACGAGGGCGAAGCGCACCGGAGTCTCCCCGTCTGGATCTTGACCCATCTCGACGTAGTGGACCCCGAAACCTGGGCCCAGAAGGTCCGGCCCGAAGGTCAGTTCTGCGACGCTGGCGCCTCGTGGGTCGGTGAGGACATCGGCCAGTTGCCGTGAGGAGGTGTTGCCGCCGTGGGCCGGGCCGTTATTCATAGCTGTGGAATCATTCATCGGGATCGATCATATTCAACTTTTTCAGGGGTATAAGGGCAGGCCTGAATATGGATCGAAAAGGCGCAGGCGTATGGTTGAAGAAGCGTGACAAAGCTTTCTTCCGTGAAGGATTGAGGAAACCGTGGCAACGAATAGTTCTCAAAACGATACCGTCGACGTCCTGCTGGTTGGCGCCGGCGTCATCTCCACCACCCTGTCTGTGATGCTGAAGCAGCTGCAGCCGGAATGGAGCCAGCTGATTCTCGAGCGCCTGGACACCCCGGCCGCCGAGTCTTCTGACCCGTGGAACAACGCAGGCACCGGCCACTCCGCGCTGTGCGAGCTGAACTACACGCCGGAGGTCAACGGCAAGATCGACGTCTCCAAGGCCGTCGGTGTCAACGAGAAGTTCCAGGTCTCCCGCCAGTTCTGGTCCCACCTCGTGGAGAACGACATCCTGGGCGAGCCGTCTGAGTGGATCAACCGGGTTCCTCACGTCTCCTTCGCTCAGGGCATGGATCAGGTGGACTACCTGAAGGCCCGCTACGAGGCCCTGAAGGATAACCCGCTGTTCCCGAACATGAAGTTCTCGGACTCGGAGACGAAGTTCCGCGAGTTCCTGCCGCTGATGGCAGAGGGCCGCGACTTCAACACCCCGACCGCGATTTCCTGGTTCGAGGAGGGCACCGACATCAACTACGGTGCGCTGACCCGCCAGTACGTCGACGCCCTGACCGCCGAGGGCGTCGAGGTGCGTTACGGCAGCGAGGTCGTCAACCTTAAGCGCGAGGGTGCAAAGTGGAAGGTCTCCGTCAAGAACCGCCACACCGGCGACACCTCCGTCGTCACCGCCAACTTCGTCTTCATCGGCGCCGGCGGCATGGCGTTGCCGCTGCTGCAGAAGGCCGGCATCCCGGAGATCAAGGGCTACGGTGGCTTCCCGGTTTCCGGCCAGTGGCTGCGTTGCACCAACGAGGAGCTCATCGAGAAGCACGCCGCGAAGGTCTACGGTAAGGCCTCTGTCGGTGCCCCGCCGATGTCCGTGCCGCACCTCGACACCCGCGTGATTGACGGCAAGAAGGGGCTGCTCTTCGGCCCCTACGCCGGCTGGACCCCGAAGTTCCTGAAGTCCGGTTCCTTCCTGGATCTGTTCAAGTCCCTGCGTCCGGGCAACCTGCCGTCCATGATCGGTGTTGGTCTGCAGGAGTTCGGCCTGACCAAGTACCTGGTCGAGGAGCTGCTGAAGGACCAGACCGCGAAGATGGAGTCCCTGCGCGAGTACATGCCGGAGGCTAAGGACGAGGACTGGGAGCTGGTCATCGCTGGCCAGCGCGTCCAGGTCATCAAGCCGATCGGCGCTCCGAAGTTCGGCTCCCTGGAGTTCGGTACGACGCTGATCAACTCCAACGACGGCAGCATCGCCGGCCTGATGGGCGCTTCCCCGGGCGCGTCCATCGCCCCGGCTGCCATGCTCGAGGTGCTGGAGCGTTGCTTCGGCGGTCGCATGGCTGAGTGGGCTCCGAAGCTGCGCGAGATGATCCCGTCCTATGGCCAGCGTCTGGTGAAGAACGAGGCTCTGTTCCAGGAGCAGTGGGATCGCTCCCAGAAGGCGCTGAAGCTGGCTAAGTAGCTTCCGCTGCCCGCAGGCCGCCCGCCCGAGAGGATTGCCCTCGGGGCGGGCGGTTTTTCGCTGTTGGTGGGGGTTTGAGATTCTAGACCGCTCGGTCTACTATGCTGTGCTTATGAGTATTTCCCTGCGCAACGTCCACGTCCTTGTCCCAGCCGGCAGCCCCGACGCCGAGCTCGTCGCCCAGCGCTGCCGTGACGCAGGCGCCATCGTCACCACCAGCCCTGCCGGGGCGGCGTCGGAGATTGACTGGGCTGCCACCGCCCTCGTCGTGCTCCCGGGCCAGACCCCGGGTGCCACGGAACTGATCACAGCAGCTGAGCAGCACGGCGTGCCGGTCAATAACCTTGGGGGCGGAACCGAGGAAGCACAGAATGCGGGGGACAGGGGCGGGGAATGCCCTGGCGCGGGAACGGTGACGTTGGTGGGCGGCGGCCCCGGCGGCGAGGGGTTGATCACCGTCGCGGGGAAGCGAGCCATCGAGGGCGCCGACATCATCTTCGCTGACCACCTGGGCCCCTTCAGCCTGGCCGAGGAGGCAGCCGAGCGCGGGGTGGAACTCGTGGACGTGTCCAAGATCCCCTATGGCAAGCAGGTAGCTCAGGAGAAGATCAACGAGATGCTCATCGAGGCTGCTCAACAGGGCAAGAGGGTGGTGCGCCTGAAGGGCGGGGACCCTTTCATCTTCGGCCGCGGGCTTGAGGAGGCCGAAGCCTGCGCGGCCGCCGGGGTGCCGGTATCAGTGATCCCAGGGGTAACGAGCGCGACCTCCGCGCCAGCGCTGGCCGGCGTATCGCTGACCCATCGCGGGTGGGTGCACGACATCACGATCGTCTCCGGGCACGTGCCTCCGGGCCACGAGAAGTCACTCGTGAACTGGGAGGCGCTGGCTGGGCTGACTGGCACGTTGGTGCTGATCATGGCCGTGAAGAACGCCGGGGCGATCGCGGCTGAGCTCATCGCCAAGGGACGCGCTCGCGAGCAGGCGGTGACGATCATCGAATCGGCCTCCATCGACGGCGAGCGGGTCACGGAAACCACTCTCGGGTCCCTTGGGGAAACGATCGACGCGGCAGGAATCAAGCCACCGGCGATCATCGTGGTCGGCCGGGTCAGCGAGCGCCGGATTAAGGGCTTGGCGGCTGCTTTCTAGCTGCGCTAAGTGAGTGTGGGTGGGGGGCGGCTTGCCGCCTATTCGGCCGGAACGATGAGCGTGACCTCGCCGGGGTCACGCACCTCCGTTCGAAAATTCGCCTCGACGAACGCCTCCACGTCACCGATGCGGTGGGCGAAAGCCTCCGCCAGCTCGCCGGTTCCCTGCGGGTCAGCGGGCAGGTGTCCACCGGCCAACGCCAGCTCCCGGGCAACTAGCCCCTTGTAGTGCTTGTTGAAGTGGCTGACGACCTTGCGGCTGCCGTCCGGGTACTCGGATTCCACGCGCAAGCTCACCGCGCCCGGAACTTTTCCGAGGTCCCGGTAACCACCGGAGCGCAGGTCGATGATCCCGCCGCCAGCGCCATCCGTGTCGGCGGCGCGATCCTCCCGCCACCGGGCGAGCTCCTCGCCGATGCGGTTGCCCTCGGCCGGCTTCGTCCACTGGGAACGCAGGGTGCGGGGCTGACCGTCCACGAGCACCTTGGAGCCGGCGGAGAGTCGATAGCGGGGGATCAGGTCGTCGGCGGCGATCACCCCGAAGAGTGCCGAGCCGATCGCCAGCCTTGCACGCGCGTCCGCGGGGAGGGGCAGGCCGGTGCGTTGCCCCGTTGGGTCGATGGCATCGTAGGCCACCCCGGTGTATCGCTCCACCGCAGGAAGCAGCTCGGAGGAAGCGACGGCGGCGTTGGACTCGTGCTCAGCGTGCTGGGTAGCACGGATCCCGATCATCTTGTCTAAGGAGCGAATCCGCTCTTCTGCGGTTTCTGCAGAACCCGCGTTCTTCGACAGTGCTTCTTGGGCTGCAAGGAAACTGCAGCCCATCTCCTCAAGGGTGCTGAGCAGGTGTTTTCTGGTTGGCGCTAACCCGGGAAAGGCCAGCTGATCCACGGCGACCGGGCCGGGGCGGCCACCCGCAGTTTTGCTTTCCGACGGAGGCAAGATGATGAGCATGAAAACATGCTAGCCGGTGGCGTGCTGCGCGGGTGCGGGGCTGTAGGCTAAGCATCATGATTACCCGCATGTCCTCCCTCTTCCTGCACACGCTGCGTGACGATCCAGCCGATGCAGAACTCGCCAGCCACAAGCTGCTTGTCCGCGCTGGCTATATCCGCCGCGTCGCACCGGGCGTGTACTCCTGGCTGCCCATGGGCCTCCGCGTGCTGCGCAAGGTCGAAAACGTTGTCCGCCGCGAAATGGACGCCATCGGTGGCCAGGAGCTGATGTTCCCCGCGCTGCTGCCGAAGGAGCCCTACGAGGTCACCCGGCGCTGGGACGAATACGGTCCCGAGCTCTTCCGCCTCAAGGACCGCAAGGAGGCGGACTACCTACTCGGTCCCACCCACGAGGAGCTGTTCACCTGGCTCGTCAAGGGGGAGCTGAACTCCTATAAGGATTTCCCGAAGGTTCTCTACCAAATCCAGACCAAGTATCGCGATGAGGCCCGCCCGCGCGCTGGCATCCTGCGCGGCCGTGAGTTCGTCATGAAGGACTCCTACTCCTTCAACATGACCGACGAAGGCCTGGATGAGTCCTACCGCTTGCACCGCAAGGCCTACCAGCGGATCTTCGACGCCCTCGGCATCGAGTACGTCATTTGCTACGCGACCTCTGGCGCGATGGGTGGTTCGGCCTCCGAGGAGTTCCTGGCGGTGGCCGCGGACGGCGAGGATACCTTCGTTCGCTCCACGGAGTCCGACTACGCCGCCAACGTGGAAGCTGTCGTCTCCATTCCGCCGGCTGAGGAGTCGGTCGAGGACAAGCCGGAGGCAGTAAGCCACGAGAGCCCTGGAGCCGACACCATCGAGACCCTCGTGGAGTGGGCCAACGAGGCGGGCCTGACCGTCGACGGGGCTCCGGTGACGGCGAAGGACACCCTCAAGTGCATCGTGTGCAAGGTCACCCGCCCAGGCGAGGATGAGGACGGTAACCCGTACGCCCCTGAGCTCACCGGAGTGCTCGTGCCGGGCGACCGCGAGGTCGACATGAAGCGTCTCGAAGCCTCCCTGGAGCCGGCCGTCGTCGAACTGGCCGATGATGAGGATTTCAAAAAGTACCCCTTCCTCGTCAAGGGCTTCGTTGGCCCCCGCACGTTCGCGGATAACGACCTGCGCATGCTCGCCGATCCCCGTGTGGTCAAGGGCACCGCCTGGATCACTGGCGCGGATGAGAAGGATCGTCACTACTCCAACCTCGTCGCGGGCCGCGACTTCACCCCGGATGGTTATGTTGAGGCCGCCGAGGTTCGGGAGGGCGACCCTTCCCCGGATGGCAAGGGCGTGCTCACCCTGTCCCGTGGCATCGAGATCGGCCACATCTTCCAGCTGGGCCGGAAGTACACCGAGGCCTTCGACGTCCAGATCTTGGACGAGAACGGCCGCCGAACCGTCCCGACGATGGGTTCCTACGGCATCGGCGTCTCCCGACTGCTGGCCGTGGTGGCCGAGCAGATGCACGACGAGAAGGGCCTGCGCTGGCCGCGCAGCATCGCCCCCTACGACGTCCACGTGGTCATCGCCAACAAGGACGAAGCCGCGGGCGAGGCTGCCCGCGAGCTCGCCGAGGCGCTGTCGGACGCGGGCCTGGAGGTGCTCTTCGACGATCGCCCGAAGGTCTCCCCGGGCGTGAAGTTCAAGGACTCCGAGCTGCTGGGCATGCCACAGGTCGTGGTCGTTGGGCGCGGCTTCGCCGAGGGCAAGGTCGAGCTGCGAGATCGTCTGAACGACGAGCGTTCCGAGATCGACTACGCGGACGCCGTCGACGTCATCACGAAGGCAGCCCGGGCCTAAGAACCTGCCCCACGCCAGCGGGGTAGGCGTGGGGCAACCGGTGGGGGTGAGCTCAGCGGATTACGCAGAGAGATAAGGGGGCGTTGCTAGTCCCCACCTCGCAGGACCACTGCTTCGGGCCCAAGCCCCTGGGCCAACTCCAGCTGGCCCTGGGCACGGCTCAGTGCTGCGCACGCCTGCGCCAGAGCCACCCGCAGCGGCCCGGTCTCGGCGCGGCCAGCGAGCAAGCGTAGCTGGGAAAGCGGGGCGGCGAGTGCGGCGTGCAGGAAAGCGGGGGCCTCCTTGGCGCTCGTGGGGGCCCTGGTCGCCTTCGATACGCCGAAGCCGGCAGGGGGCTCGTAGGCGCCTTCTGCGTCCTCGGGCTTCTCGGCGCTGTCGTCTGCGGCGGGTGTGATCATCGCGGTGACGACGTCGCGGGCCAGTCGGGCACCATCTCCGGCGGCTGCCAGTTGCTTGCGTGCGGAGCCGTCGTCGGCCGCTAGCGCGACCCCGGCGGCCTGGATCGCCCCGTAGACGGAGTCCAGGGTGTCCTTCAGATCCTCACCGAGAGCCTTCGTGTTCCCGCGGCCCACGACCTCAGGATCATCGAGCAGCTCGGCGATATCCTCGCGCTGTGGCGCACCGGCGACGGGCGCGGTTGCGCCGTAGAGGCCCACCAGCAGCTGAGTCTGGAACTCTTGTCGGGTCACGGTGCGGCCTTCGGAGTCCTTCTCGTGGGCATCCGCGTTGGGCAACTCCGGGCTTTCGATGGCGCCCAGCAGCTCGCGCTGGATTCCGGCGAAGAGCTGTTTGCGCTTAGCTGCGGAATCGGTGCCTTTATCGTCGTCGGCGGTCCGGGCCTTCGCAGCGGTGGACGACGCGGTGCCGGACGTGGGGGAATCACCGCTGCCGCCACCGTCTGCGTCCTCGAAACTGCACTGCGGGTCCCGCTGGCCTTCATCGTCGGTACCGCACTGGCGCAGGAATTCTTTCTCGAGAACTCCGATCTGGCGGCGGATGAACTCCGCTTCCTCAGCGTCGGCCCGATCCAGAGCCGAGCGCATCACCGCTCCGATTGAGCGCAGCTGCTCATTGGGCTCGAAGCCACCGCGCACACGGTTAAGCGCCTCGGAGGCCTCGTCGATGCCACAGGCCGAGAGCAGGCCCGTCGCGAGCACCGCCCCCAGCCCCGCGACCCCCGCTTTGAGCACGCCACGCCGAGTGAGGGCTGGGGCGGCGCTAGAGCGCTCGGGGAGGTGGAGGCTTTGATTCTGAGGAGAGTCCGGATTCACAGCCACTATGGTGCCACACATTCCGCTGGGCACCGCACCGGCGGGTAGGGTGCAAGGCATGGCAACCCCTCTTGATGAAAAGCTCCGCGCACTGGCCGCCGACGAGGCGATGAAGTGTGGCCTTGATGTGGAAAAATTAACCTTTACCCGGGCCGGGGCGAAGTCCAGCGTGAAGATCGCCGTGGACGCGGACGAACGCCCGGACCTCGACCTGCTCGAGGAAGCCTCCCAGCTGATTGGTGCTGCTTTTGATGCGGCCGAGGAAGCACAGCAGATTGACCTCGGGCCGAGCTACACCCTCGAGGTGACGACCCCTGGGCTGGACTTCCCGCTGCGAGAGGCTCGCAACTTCCAGCGCAACATTGGCCGCCTCGCCAACCTGCCGGGAGGGGGCAAGGGGCGCATCGCGGCCGTCGAGAATGACGAGGTCGCGATCCTGCCCGCAGCCAAGAAGAAGGCCGGGAAGAAGTCCCAGGGCAAGAAGGCGGGGAAGAAGACCCCGCAGGCACCGGTGCAGATTTACCCGCGTGCTGAGCTAGCCGGGTCCACCATCGAGGTTGAATTCTCACCCGCGCCAGCAGCCGAGCAGGAATTACTCGGATTGACCATGGCCGAGTACCATGAGCTCGCGAAGAGTGACGAAGCCTAAGCGACAAGAAGTCGATGAGGAGTACAAGTGAATATTGATCTTGCTACGCTGCGCGCCATCGAGCGGCAGGAGGGCGTGCCGGTCGACGAGCTGATCCACGCCATCGCCAACGGTCTGAAGGAGGCCTACCGCAACCAGAGCGCCTTCGCCGGCGAGGTGGACGTCCAGATTGACCCCACCTCTGGTGCAGTGGCGATCTACCAGGTGGAGCGCGACGAGGAGGGCAACGTCACCGGCCGGTTGGACGAGACCCCGGAGAACTTCGACCGCACCACGGCGCTGGCGATGCGCGAGGCGATCCGCCGCCGGATCGGGGGAGCTCGAGTCCAGCAGCGCTACGACGAATATTCGTCGATCCGCCACACCATCGTCTCTGGCGTGGTCACCCGTGACGCACGGGCAAACGAGCGCGGCATCACCGTGGTCCACATCGGTACCGAGGCTGACGGCATCGATGGCCAGATCCTCCCCGCCGAGCACATCCCGGGTGAGGTGCTCAAGCACGGTACCCGCGTAAAGGCTTTCGTCACGGACGTCATCAAGCACGCTGACCGTAACGTGCAGATCAGCCTGTCCCGCACTCACCCTGAGCTCGTTCGCGGCCTGTTTGAACTTGAGGTTCCGGAAGTCGCCGACGGCTCCGTGGAGATCATGTCCATCGCCCGCGAGGCAGGCCACCGTACGAAGATCGCGGTTCGCGCCACGATCAAGGGGCTCAACGCCAAGGGGGCCTGCATCGGCCCGCGTGGCCAGCGTGTATCGGCCATCATGGCTGAGCTTGGCGGCGAAAAGATCGACATCATCGACTACTCGGATGATCCGGCGCAGTACGTGGGCAATGCGCTCTCGCCCTCGAAGTACGTTTCCTCGACTGTGATCGACGCAGAGCAGCAGATCGCTCGCGTGGTTGTTCCGGATTATCAGCTCTCGCTGGCGATCGGCAGGGAGGGGCAGAATGTGCGTCTCGCCGCTCGCCTCACCTGCTGGAAGATCGACATTAAGTCTGACGCTGAGCAGGGAGAGTAGTCGGTCGATGACGCTGAGTCAGAAGAATTAGCGTCGCTTAACTTCGATGTTGTGGCGCTGGGGTGGCCTCACCGGACACGGTGGGGCCAAAATTCTTTGGGGGATGTGGCAATGGGGGATCATCGTGGGCAACCACCACAACGCTGAAACGGGGTGGGTTAACCTCCAGCAGGCTTTTCACGTAGACTGGGGGCTGGTCAACGTGCTGGACCATGCATTTGTGCTGCTCGAGAGAAAGTGAGCTTGTGGACGACCGAGCGATAAGTGAAGGCTCGTACGCCGAATCGGCTGCGGACCCTGCGCTCGCGCGGAAGAACACGGCGCACGTCGCACTGCGTACGTGCATCGCCACCCGAAAGGTGAAGCCCACGACCGAGCTTCTACGGTGCGTAGCCCAGTACAGCGACGACGGGACAACCCGCATCGTGCCGGATCTTCACGGCCGGCTCCCGGGCCGCGGCGCGTGGCTTAGCCCCACCGCAGAGGCCCTCGAGCAGGCCATCGAACAACGGCGATTCCACCGCGCCCTGCGATTGGGATCGGTGACGCCGGACTTCGACGAGTTATGGGCGGTGCTGGGGCGCGAGGGTTCACGAGAACATTGACCCGCCGCGTTGAACGTTCCATGGACAGTTAACGATTTATCAGTTGACGGAGCCCGACATGTTTGAAAGCACTCTGAACTGATGAGCGCACGATGAAGCGGCATCAGCGATGAACCAGAAACGTTAAAGGGAGCCGGACGTAGCCTTTCCGCATAAGGCCACCGGCTCCGAGATATCGAAGGAGAGTAGTGGCCGGAAAGCTACGTGTACACGAGCTTGCGAAGAAGCTCGGTGTGACCAGCAAGGAACTCCTTGCAACCCTGAAGGAACAGGGAGAATTCGTTAAGACAGCCTCCTCCACCGTGGAGCCCCCTGTCGTCAAGAAGATGAAGCAGTTCTACGGCGTCGCGCAGGAGTCCAAGCCGACGACGCCGCCGTCCCCGCTGGCGCAGGCTGGCAGTGTTCCGGACAGCACCCAGCGTGGTCCGAAGCCAGGTGCCAAGCCTGCGGCGAAGCCGGAGGCTGCACCGAAGCCGGGTACCGCGGCAGCCAAGCCAAGCGCGAAGCCAAGCCCTGCCGCTGCAGCGAAGGCTGCACCGGCCGCGAAGGCGACCCCGACCCCGGCTGAGGCTGCGCCAAAGCCGGGCCAGGCTGCAGCGAAGCCTGCAGCAAAGCCGGGCCAGAAGCCAGCTCGCGCCGCAGGCAAGCCGGGCCCGAAGCCGGGTCCGAAGCCGGGCGCGCGCCCGCAGCGGGTTGCTAATAACCCGTTCTCCTCCACCACCGAGCGCCCACCGCGCCCGCGTGGCGGAGCCACCCCTGGCGACATGCCTCGCCCAGGCGGCACCCGTGGCGGCGCCGGCCGTGGCCAGGCACCACGCCCGGGCGCTCGCCCGGCCCAGGGTCAGGGCCGTGGCCAGGGCACCGCGAAGCCGGGGGCAGCACGCCAGGGCGGCGGCCGTCGTCCATCCCCGGCGATGATGCCAGCCACCCCGAGCCCGGGTCAGATGCCCGCCAAGTCTGCCGCCGGTTTCGGTGGCGGTCGTGGCCGTGGCGGTCGCCCAGGCGGCCCAGGCGGTCCGGGTGGCCCGGGTGGTCCGGGGCCACGCGGCGGTCGCGGCGGACGTCGTGGCGGCACCGCAGGCGCATTCGGCCGTCCAGGCGGCCCACCGCGCCGCGGCCGCAAGTCGAAGCGTCAGAAGCGCAACGAGTACGAGGCAATGCAGGCACCGAAGGTCGTGGGCGGCGTTAAGCTGCCGAGCGGCAACGGTGAGAAGATTCGCCTCGCCCGTGGTGCGTCCCTGGCCGATTTCGCGGACAAGATCAACGCTGACGCAGCAGCACTGGTGCAGGCGCTGTTCAACCTCGGTGAGATGGTCACCGCCACCCAGTCCGTTTCCGACGAAACCCTGCAGCTGCTGGGCGATGAGATGGATTACAAGGTCGAGGTCGTCTCCCCAGAGGACGAGGACCGCGAGCTGCTCGAGTCCTTCGACCTGCAGTTCGGTGAGGACGAAGGCGACGACGAAGATCTCGCCCAGCGTCCGCCGGTCGTCACCGTCATGGGTCACGTCGACCACGGTAAGACCCGCCTGCTGGACACGATCCGTAAGGAGAATGTGGGCTCCGGCGAGGCCGGCGGCATCACCCAGCACATCGGTGCTTACCAGGTCAGCGTGAACATGGAGGGCGTCGAGCGCCCGGTCACCTTCCTGGATACCCCGG
This window contains:
- a CDS encoding YlxR family protein, with product MHLCCSRESELVDDRAISEGSYAESAADPALARKNTAHVALRTCIATRKVKPTTELLRCVAQYSDDGTTRIVPDLHGRLPGRGAWLSPTAEALEQAIEQRRFHRALRLGSVTPDFDELWAVLGREGSREH
- the rimP gene encoding ribosome maturation factor RimP; its protein translation is MATPLDEKLRALAADEAMKCGLDVEKLTFTRAGAKSSVKIAVDADERPDLDLLEEASQLIGAAFDAAEEAQQIDLGPSYTLEVTTPGLDFPLREARNFQRNIGRLANLPGGGKGRIAAVENDEVAILPAAKKKAGKKSQGKKAGKKTPQAPVQIYPRAELAGSTIEVEFSPAPAAEQELLGLTMAEYHELAKSDEA
- the nusA gene encoding transcription termination factor NusA translates to MNIDLATLRAIERQEGVPVDELIHAIANGLKEAYRNQSAFAGEVDVQIDPTSGAVAIYQVERDEEGNVTGRLDETPENFDRTTALAMREAIRRRIGGARVQQRYDEYSSIRHTIVSGVVTRDARANERGITVVHIGTEADGIDGQILPAEHIPGEVLKHGTRVKAFVTDVIKHADRNVQISLSRTHPELVRGLFELEVPEVADGSVEIMSIAREAGHRTKIAVRATIKGLNAKGACIGPRGQRVSAIMAELGGEKIDIIDYSDDPAQYVGNALSPSKYVSSTVIDAEQQIARVVVPDYQLSLAIGREGQNVRLAARLTCWKIDIKSDAEQGE
- a CDS encoding proline--tRNA ligase, whose amino-acid sequence is MITRMSSLFLHTLRDDPADAELASHKLLVRAGYIRRVAPGVYSWLPMGLRVLRKVENVVRREMDAIGGQELMFPALLPKEPYEVTRRWDEYGPELFRLKDRKEADYLLGPTHEELFTWLVKGELNSYKDFPKVLYQIQTKYRDEARPRAGILRGREFVMKDSYSFNMTDEGLDESYRLHRKAYQRIFDALGIEYVICYATSGAMGGSASEEFLAVAADGEDTFVRSTESDYAANVEAVVSIPPAEESVEDKPEAVSHESPGADTIETLVEWANEAGLTVDGAPVTAKDTLKCIVCKVTRPGEDEDGNPYAPELTGVLVPGDREVDMKRLEASLEPAVVELADDEDFKKYPFLVKGFVGPRTFADNDLRMLADPRVVKGTAWITGADEKDRHYSNLVAGRDFTPDGYVEAAEVREGDPSPDGKGVLTLSRGIEIGHIFQLGRKYTEAFDVQILDENGRRTVPTMGSYGIGVSRLLAVVAEQMHDEKGLRWPRSIAPYDVHVVIANKDEAAGEAARELAEALSDAGLEVLFDDRPKVSPGVKFKDSELLGMPQVVVVGRGFAEGKVELRDRLNDERSEIDYADAVDVITKAARA